Part of the Clostridium sporogenes genome, TTGTGGTTAATGAACAAAATAAATCTTGATATTGAAGGACTTTATTCTGTTTTAGCAATTAGTATAGCTTTATTATCTTATTCTATAGCCAATGTAACTATGGGAAATGGATTTTTAGCAGTTTACATTACAGGATTAGTTATGGGAAATGGTAAGCTTGTGAACAAGGTAAGTTTAGTTCGCTATTTCGATGGTATATCTTGGCTTATGCAAATTCTACTATTCTTTACTTTAGGATTATTAGTTTTCCCATCTCAATTATTAGGGGTAGCGTTAAAGGGAACTGTAACTGCAGCTTTTATTATATTTGTAGCACGTCCAATAGCAGTATTTCTTGTATTAACATTATTTAAAAAACCTATAAAAGATATGCTACTTGTGTCTTGGGTTGGATTCCGTGGTGTGGCATCTATTGTTTTTGCTACTTATCCATTAATGGCAGGACTTCCAGTAGCAGATGAAATATTTAATATAGTATTCTTTGTGGCTTTAGTATCTGTTTTAGTTCAAGGAACACTATTTGTTCCTATAGCTAAGAAGCTTAATCTAGTAGGAGAGGAAGAAACAGTACTTAAAACTTTTAATGATTATGAAGAGTTTGCAGTGGAATTATTAGAAGTTAATATTGATAAAAACAGTAAGATGATAGGTAAAGCTATAGAGGATATGAACATTCCAGGAGATGTTTTAATAATTATGATTAGAAGAGGGGAAAAAATCATTACGCCTAATGGATCAACTGTAATTAAAGCTAATGATACCATTGTATTTTCAGCAGAAGATAAAAATAAGTTATTAAAGATAGACGAAAAATTAAAGCTTGCATAGTAAGCTTTGATTTTTTCATATTTTAATGCTTTAGATTCGTAATTGAGAGTAATTTAAAATTAATGTTAATTGTGATAAATAAATCATATGGAACACTTGAAACAAGTTCTTAGAATTTTTTAGTGCTCCATAGAAATTACTAAAATATATAGTAAATTTTAAGAAAAGTTCATTATAACATTTACATTGTTTTTTAGGATATAATCTCATTGAAACCTTTTCCATGTATTATGTTATTTGAAATTAACAAAGGGTATAATTTTTTTATTAAGATTATCATTACAAGTAGTGTACACTTTATGATAAAAAGAAGGATCTTTTTCTTTGCAATTTAAAGCTTTCATATAGTCAGATATAGCATTTTCATAGCTTTTCATTTTATAATACATAGTTCCTCTATTTAAGTAAATATTTTTATTTTCAGGTTTGAGTTTAAGAGCATTGGTATAATCTTTTATAGAAGGAGAATATTTTTTTAAATTATAGTAAGCAAAAGCTCTATTTTCGTAGGCTTCACTATCTCTCGAGTCTTCATGTATAGTTTTTGTAAATTCAATGGCTGCTCTTTTATAATCTTCTATTTCGAGGAAAACCATACCCCTATTAAAATATATGTTTTTATAATGTTTATCTATGAAAACTAACTTATCTAAGTCCTGCAGGGCTTTATCATAATCTTTTATTAAATAATATACAATAGCTCTATTATTGTAACAATCTTTATCTTTAGGATCTAATTCTAAAATTTTGCTATAATCCTCTATAGATTTATTATATTCTTCTAATTCTTTATATAATTCAGCTCTATTAAAATAAGCATCTATAAAAGAAGGCTTTAGTTTTATTGAAATGGTGTAAAATTTAATTTTTTCTTTTATATCCGAAGAATAGTAGCCATTAGAAAAAAACTTTTCCGCATCATGTTCATATTTTTCCCTTTGCAAGTTTTCTTTTGACCATTTAAACTCATTAAAATTTATACATTTCATAAGTAAATAAATCCTCCCCAAACTTTTTTCACTCAACTTTATTCTATGCATGTTTTTATATAAGGATAATGGAATATTTTAATATATAAAATAATTATAGTTAAGGCATTAGTGTATATGAAAAATAAATATAGCTTAATTAAATTGAAAAAAGTGTCTATAATAAGAATTATTAAAATTTCATAGGGATATTGATGGCCTTTAAATATAAATAATAAGAACAATATTTTATATATTAATGTTTGTTATAAATACAAAAACCAAAATACAGAAGTTATAACAAAGCTCTGTATTTTGGTTTTTATTATGTAGTAGATCCACCGCAGCTTGATCCACTACCAGCAGTACAAGCATAGCAATGGTTTCCTAAAGAAATTTGGCGTTTTTCAATAGGATTACCTTTTAGCATACTAATATGATTTTTACCATTAACAGTCCATCCCAATGTCTGGTTGAAATCACAATCATAAAGTTTTCCATCCCAAGCGATAGAAAGTTGATTTCTACACATCATATTTTCTACAGTTGATGAGTTAAAACTATTTGAAAGTCTTTGCATATATCCTTCTAAGTTATTACTTCTTTTAAGAAATGCTCCAAAACGACCTACAGGATTATTAGTAATTGTAAATAAATTATTGAATGTTATTCCATATTCATTTTTTAATTTTTGTTTATATTCTAATTCTAGGGATTTTTGAGGTGGTGGTAAAAATGCTCCACCTGGATTGTATACAAGATTTAAAACTAGAGATTCATCTTTACCATATCCTAGCTTGTTTAATTTTTTTAATATATTAATACTTTCATCAAAAACTCCTTCACCACGCTGTCTATCTGCATCTTTAGCACTATAATAGGGAAGGGAACATACCACTTCTACCTTATTTTCGGCATAAAATTCTAGTAAATGTTTATATTTTTCCTCTCCTAATATAACTAAATTTGAGCGTACAATAACCTTAGCTCCTATTTTTATAGCTTCTTTAACAAGCCATTCAAAATTAGGATTCATTTCTGGAGCTCCTCCCGTAATATCTAAAATAGAAAAATTATTTTTTTTAAAAACCTGTAGACAATCTTTCATAGTTTCTAAATTCATAATTTCTGTACGGCTTGGACCTGCTTCTACATGGCAATGTTTACAGGCTAAATTACAAAGCTTTCCAATATTTATCTGCATTGTTGTTAAGGATTTATTAGTTTTGCAAAAATCTTTATTAGTTACTTTGCTTTCAAAGCTAGGAATACAATTTAATTTTTCTAAATAACTTTTATTATTCATATCTTACTCCCTTTAAAGTTCTAATTTATTTGCTACATTTTTCATTTGAACACCATGAACTAAAGTAGCGCCTCCACGAATTGCAGCGGCTACATGAATTGCCTCCATCATTTGTTCTTTATTTACACCCTGTTCTAAACAAGTTTGGGTATAAGAATCTATGCAATAAGGGCATTGTAATGCGTGTGCTACTGCTAAAGCTATAATCGCTTTTTCACGGGCAGTTAAATTACCTTCTTTAAAAACCTCACCATAATATTCAAGAAATTTTCCCCATAATTCAGGTGCATCTTCTCCAATTGTTCCAAACTTTCCAAGGTCCTGTGGATCATAATAAGTATTCATTGTATATCCTCCTTTAGGTTTTTAAAATAATTTAAAATATTAAATTTAGCTATAACTATATATTTTTATAAATAGTTTATATATTAATTATTTTATGTATATAGTTATAGTTACTAAAATTATCCAAAATAGTGTTGATTTTTAGTCCATAATCACAATTATTGTATATGCCTGTTTAATTTGTGTCAAATAGAAAAACTTAATACATTAATTCTTTTGTATTACTATATATTATTAATATTTTACAATAATTTTCATTATTCGAACTTTTATTATGTATGGCAAATAGAGTATATGATATAATAAAATCATGAAAATTTTCTAGTTTGCTACAAATAAGGAGGCTAAATAAATGAATGAACAACAAGTTTTAAAAGCTTTTTCAGAAGGGTTTGATTGTTCTCAAGTAGTTCTAAGCAGTGTAGCTAAAGATCTGGGTATAGATGAGATTACGGCTAAAAAGGTATCAGCATGTTTTGGCGGAGGAATGTTTTGTGGAAGCACTTGTGGAGCAGTAACTGGAGCGCTTATGGCCATAGGATTAAAATATGGTCATAGTATGGCAGATACTCCTGATGTAAAAGAACAAAATATTGCTAAGTTAATAGAATTTAGAGAAAAATTTTTGGAAAAATATGATTCAGTTATATGTAAAAATCTTTTAGGGTATGACCTTACGAATTCTGAAGATATGAAAAAAATTCAAGAAGAACAATTGCTAACTACATTTTGCCCCAAATTAGTATCAGATGTAATTTCTATTTTAAAAGGGGTTTTATAGCATAAATAATCTTATAAATTTATATTAAGTAGTATATGTATGAATGTTCTTTTTAATTTGGATAATTTTTAGCCATTGGAATATTTTTTTACATAAAAATTAAAGATGGTAAAAAAATGAATGAAGAATTTAAGAGAATATTGTTAAAGATCAAAAGAGGATAAATTAGAATCTAATGCATCAGCTTTTGCTTATAATAAAAGAGTTAAAGTATAAAAAAGTTGTTTTTACACTTTAACCTTTAATATTTTGATTTTCTATATTTTAATATAGGTTTATTAATAAATTATGTATATGTATTTAAAATTTTAGTTATATATTAGAAGATAAATTTTCTGCTTTAGATTATTATTCTATAAAAAAGTAAAATTTAAAAATTATATGCTTATGAATTAGGTTGGAGTAATTTTTTATCTTTTTTGCTCTTTTCTCTCCAAGCAAATAGGGCGATTAAAGTGGAAAAAATTATATTGTAAATTATATATATAGGCATTATTTTTCCTAAAATTTTTTTTGAATTAGTTATATTTCCATAGGAAAATGATATTATAATCATTAAAGGAATAGTTAATAGCAGGATTACTCTTTCATCTATTTTTTTAGTTAGCTGGCTTAATTCATGAACAGCAATAAAATAACCATTACATATAGTTTTAAACATAGTTAAACTCCATAGGGACATGAATATATATCTAAAGGAATTTATTACTGGTATCATTATAGCCTCAGTAATAGTAACAATTGGCCATATAAATTGTAAGCTAGCACCTATGCCTAAATAAAGTATGTCTGTTATGGTAAACAGAAAATATACTAAAGTTATAAAAATAATACTTTTTAATCCACATTTTTTAATTTTGTTACTATCCTTTAAAAAAGGATATATTAATAAGATCATTTCTATTTGAGTATAGGAAAAAACAGTTTCTTTTACCCCTTTTATTATATTCAATACTCCACTTCCTAAATATGGTTTTAAATTTATAATATTTGCATCCTTTATAGCTACTAAAGGTATGAAAAAAATAATAATGGTTGAAAAAAATATAATTTCATTTAATTTCCCTATAGTTTTAGTTCCCCCATATATAGCATAGGCTATGATACAATACATAACAATTAGCATAGACCACTTATTTAAAAATTGAACCACATAAATATGCAATACATTAGATACATCTGATGCTACTTTTGTAGATATAATTATAAAATGTAAAATAAAAATTAAATTTAAAATAGTTCCTAGTATTTTCCCAAAAAATTTTTTGCTCAGCATAAGCATATTTTCTTTTGGATAATTTTTGCCTAAATAATTTGCTATAAATACTATATATAAAGGGTAAACAGATCCTAACAAAACAGATATCCACCCATCTTGTTTTGAGATTTTTATAACATCATTTGGTAGACTTAAAATGCCTACACCCATCATGGATCCTATTAAAATTAGAGTGAATTGCATTTCTGTCAATTCATTATCTCTATTAATGTTCATAAAATATCCTCCTAGTTTACTATAAAGCAGAATATTTTTAATTAGTAGTCTCCTCTGCCTTGACTATCCACTTTAACTTTTACATTAACTTTTATTTCAGAGTTTAATACTTCCTTATTCCAATCTACACCAGTTTCTCTTCCATATTTAGCCGCAGCAATATTTCCTAATTCTAATACATCTACTTTGCAACTATCTTTCATTTTGCTTATAAAATGTGTACATTTTTTTTCTACAGACTCTTCCATATCCTTTTCAAATTTTTTTAATACCTTAGGATCAGTATTCAAATTTTTATATAATTGATTAGATATAATAGGTCCCTTGAGGGTAATATTTATTATAAATTTATATTTATTACCTTCTTTATAACATTTGACCTTTTTTTTAGCTTGTGGATAATAATTTATATATTCCTTAGAGTTTTTCTGAATAGTTAAAATACCCTTTCCCTTATTTTCTCTTAATAAGTTTAATACTTTTACATCTTCAATATCAAATTTTTTTACCATTTTAGTTTTATTAAAAATAGCTACACCTGTTATTTTTAATTCATCTTCTACAATATCTAAATAGGGTATAACTGGATTTTTTCCCTCAGAGCTAGACTTTATAATAAAATCCATCAAGCTATATTTCTCTGAAAAGAAATTAAATTTATTTAAATGTTCTACTAATGTACCAACATATTCCTCTGTGCCACTATATTTTTTTACTTCATACTCCATAATATCCTTTGCTGTACCAGCACAGACTACCATTTTAGCATTATCATTTACTAAAGGATTATTAAGCAATATATCTATTATATTGCTTATTCCAAATCTAGCAGCTTTTTCACTAATAATCAGGGACTTTTCTAGTCCTAATATAAATTCTTTACTAGCTTGTAGCTGTCTTTTGTTTCTAGTTTCCCCTAAATTTATTGCCTTTGAAGTTACTAATTGGCTTTCATTGGGTATTTTACTTTCTGAAAAATAAGTTCTCAGGGGCACACTATACAATACTTGGTCCCCTTTTTTTTCTAATATGTCATAACCTATGCTATTGGGAAGATTTAGTTCTTCTACCACAGTCCCTCTTTTTCCTATTAAATTAACAATTATAATTAAAACAAAAGAAACTCTTATTATTATTTTCATTTTATTTTTCATTTTCATCACCTTTTCCTAAAGCTACTAATAAAGCAGTAATAGAAATAAATATAATATTAAAAATTACATAGGGTGGGAAAATTTTATCTAAAAAATTTCTCCTCATAACTGGAATACCGTATAAACTTGATCCTATAATCATTATAGGATAGAGTAGTATTGCCCAGCTTTTTCTACTAAGTTTATTAAATATTTTATTTAATCCATGAGCAAATAAATAATAATGTACAGATATACATTTAAACATAGTCATAGTCCATAGAGATAAAAATATATAGCTAAAAGAATTTATTACAGGAATTGTTATACCTCTAGATATGGTTATAACTGGCCATAAAAATTTATCAGCGGCACCAATTCCTAAATATAATATAGTAAGTAAAGTATATAAAGTATATAAAATTGTAATGAAGGATATACTTTTAAGACCTATTTTTTCTAGTTTTGCATTTTCATGTACAAGGGGGTATAATATAAGAAGCATTTCTGTTCCTGAGTAGGCTATAATGGTTTTTTGTGTAGCCTTTATAATATTTTTTACTCCACCGCCCAGAACTGGTTGTAGATTTAGTATATCAGCCCTTTTTATTGAAAAAACAGGTATTAAAAATACTATAAAGGTAATATAAAACAATACTTCATTTAATTTTCCTACTGTTTTAGTTCCTCCATAAACAGTATAAGCAGCTCCCAAAAACAATAGAGATAATATATTCCAGGAATTTAAAAAACTCACCATATAATTTCTTAGAACATTATTTATACCTGCGGCTACATCTGTAGCAATGAGAAAAAAAAATGATATAAATATTAAATTTAATATGTTTCCCAAGATCTTTCCATAAATTTTTTTGCTCAAATCTAGAATATTTTTTTTAGGGTGTTTTTTTCTTATATAAATTGCTATAAATACAACATATGTTGGATAAATCATTCCTAAAAAGGCAGCTATCCAAGCGTCTTGTTTAGCTATTTTTATTGGATCTAAAGGTAAACTTAGTAGGGTTATTCCAATTAGGCTACCTATAACCATAAAGGTTAACTGACTTTCAGTTAAGGCATCCTCTTTATTGTTCATCATTATTTTTCCTCCTAAACAAATCTCTAAAATTACTTTGTCTAGTTGGATTTGAATTAGGGATAATTTTTGGACGCTTATTCATTTTATAAACAGGACTTCTTACAAATATATCCTTTAGGTCACTTTTATATATTTTAAAATAGGGTACTCCATAGCTTTCTAAAGTACATAAATAAGCTATTAAAAAAAACCAGCCTATTGTAATGCCAAACATGCCTAAAAAATTTCCTAAAAATAGCATAGGATAAGTTATTAATCTTATAGAAATAGACATTTCATAGTTAGGTATTAAAAAAGTAGCTACTGTAGAAATTCCTACCACAAGTAAGGTAGTGGAACTAACTATTTTTGCTTTTAATGCTGCATCGCCAATTATAATACCACCAACCACACTTAAGGTTTGACCTATCTTAAAAGGTAGCCTTAAACCACCTTCTCTTAAGAAGTCTATAATTATATTCATAGACAATATAGACATAAAAGGAGTTAAAGCTATTCCTTTTCTTGATTCAATAATGGCACCTATGAACTTAAAGGGAATTAATTCTGGATTAAATTTTATTAAAGTTATGTAAACAGCCGGTAAGGTTATAACTATAAAAGTCGCGATATACCTTAATATTCTATTAAAAGAAGATATCACTGTCCTTTGAGCATAATCTTCAATTGCTTCAAAAAATTCAAAAAATACTGCTGGTACTGTTACTACGAAGGGCGTTCCATCAGCAATAATAGCAATTCTACCTTCAAGTAGGTGAGCTTCTACTACATCTGGTCTTTCTGTAAAATAACCCTGTGGAAATATACTATAAGGGTTATATTCTATAAATTGTTCTAGCATACCAGTACCTACAAAGCCATCTACATCTATTAAGCTTAATCGTGATTTTATATCAGCAACTATATTTTTATCTGCTATATTATCAATGTACATTAACACTACATCCGTTTGACTTCTTCTCCCAATAACTAATTTTTCTTCTACTAAATTATTATCCCTTATTCGTCTTCTTAATAGGCTTATATTGGTTTCTAATTTTTCTATAAAACTTTCTCTAGAAGATCTTACAGAAGTTTCATTGATAGGGTCTGAAATGTTTCTATAACTTCCACCAGTAGTATCTAGAACTATAAATTTTGATTTTTCTGGTACAATGAGGATTGTTTTTCCTCTTTTTAAATGAAAAACAACATTATTAATATTCTCTTCTAAAGAGGTATTGCTAAGAGATATATATTTTTTGCAAAGATATTCCTCTAAGTTATTTACAATGCTTAAATCATCTTCTATATTAAACATTAAAGGTTTAAGAATATCTCTATCTATAGTTTGGTTATTAACTAATCCATTTATATATATTAAAGCTGCCTCCATGTTGGAAGTTTTGCATATTATAAACTCTTTTATTATTAAATCATTTTTTTCTCCAACTAAAGTTTTAATAGAGTCAATTTTATCTTGAAGTGAATCTAGGTTTTTATTTTTCATAATACCTCACCCCTTTATAAGAAATATTATACATAAAATAATTATTCCCTTAGGATAAAGCAACTATACAAAAAATATAATTCAATTTTTATCACATTTTCCTAAGACTACTAATAGAGCAGTAATACCAATAAATAATATGTTGTAAGGTATATAATAATTAAATATTTTTTCTATTAAACTTTGCCTAACAGTGGGACCGTCGTATAAACTTGATTCTATAATCATTATAGGATAGAAGATTATTATCCAATTTTTTCTGCTAATTTTTTTAAATACCTTATCTAAACCATAAGTAAAGATGTAGTAATATATAGAAATACATTTAAACATGGTCATAGTCCATAGAGATAAAAAAATATATTTAAATGAATTTATTACAGGAACTATTATACTTTGAGTTATGTTGATAACAGGCCATAAAAATTTTTGTGATGCATTAATTCCAAGATATAATATGGTACTCAAAGTATATAGAGTATATAATATTGTTGTAAATGTTATACTTTTTAAAGCTGGTTTTTTTATTTTCACATCTTGATTTATAAAAGGATAGAATATCAATAATATTTCAAAACCTGAATAAGAAATGGCGGTCTCTTTAACACCTTTTATAATGTCTTTTATTCCTGTTCCAAGCACTGGTTGTAAGTTTGTTATGTTTGCATTTTTTAAAGAAAAAAGAGGGATTAAAAAAACTATAAAGGTAGCATAAAATAATAGTTCACTTATTTTTCCTATTACTTTTATGCCCCCATAAGAAGCATAAGCTACAAATAAAAATAGTAAACTTGCTAGATTCCAATAGCTTAGGAAAGGAACCATATAAATTTTTAATATATTGTTTATTTCTGCAGCAAGGTCTGTAGCTATTATAAAAAAGAATAATAAAAATATTAAATTTAATATATTTCCAAGTATATTACCATAAATTTTTTTGCTTAAATCTAAAATATCTTCTTTGGGGTGCTTTTTTCTTATATATATGGTTATAAAGGTAATATATAAGGGATAAAGTGCCCCTAATAGTACAGATATCCAGCTATCTTGTTTTGCTATTTTTACTACATAGTTTGGTAAGCTTAATATTCCTACACCAATCATACAGCCTATAAGTATAAGGGTTAGCTGATGCTCGGTTAAAAAATTTTCTTCATTATTAACCATTATTTTCCCTCCTAAACAAATTTTAAAATTTGCTTTATCTAGTTGGGTTTGAATTAGAGATAATTTATGACCTTTTGTCCATTTCCAAAATAGGAATTCCTATAAATATAGCTTTCAAATCATTTCTATGTATTTTAAAATAGGGTACTCCATAGTTTTTTTAAGTGCATAAATAGGCTATTAAAAAAAGCATCCTATTGTAATTCCAAACATACTTAAAAAATCAACTAAAAATAACATAGGATATTTTATTATTAAATTATTTTTTTCCGACTAAAGTCCTAATAGAGCTAATTTTATCTTCAAGTGAATTTAAGTTTCTATTTTTTATAAATATCTCACATATTTATAAGAAATATGATACATGAAATAATTATTCCCTTATAACAAATCAACTATACAACAAAAGATAATTATATTTTCTATGGCATTTTCTATAAAATCAGAACTAGAAATTATAAAAGAATTGTCAGAGGAAGCTAGGAAAGTTAATACAATTCATAAAATTAGATGGACTTGTTCCTAAGGATAGTGAAATAGAAATACTAGGAGCAAGCAGTGATCATCTATTATTAGATTTAATGAAATGCAAAAACCAATACAAAATAGGGGATACTGTGGAGTTTAATATGAATTATGGATGTTTACTTACAGCTATGACTTCTGAATATGTAACTAAATATAGTAAATAAATACCATTTATTAAAAGTCAATACTTATTAGAATTTCTTATAATTACATATTAAACCATAAATCTTTCTTATTAGACAAAATATTTAATGTTTACTAATATTATAATGAACCTTATACAAATTAATAATTGGAGGAGATATAATATGAAACAAACT contains:
- a CDS encoding potassium/proton antiporter, translated to MNVLLISGVILFLCVISSKVLYKYGIPTLIIFLAIGMIMGSEGLGGIYFDNSQLASQLCNFGFLFIMFSGGFETNWKTAKPIIFPSTVLATIGVALTAFLIGIFAHHFLGMTFLEGMLLGSIISSTDAASVFSILRSKNLNLKNNLAPMLEMESGSNDPMSYMLTTIFLGVITGNEHNIVILLTTQILIGVLVGLLIGKISLWLMNKINLDIEGLYSVLAISIALLSYSIANVTMGNGFLAVYITGLVMGNGKLVNKVSLVRYFDGISWLMQILLFFTLGLLVFPSQLLGVALKGTVTAAFIIFVARPIAVFLVLTLFKKPIKDMLLVSWVGFRGVASIVFATYPLMAGLPVADEIFNIVFFVALVSVLVQGTLFVPIAKKLNLVGEEETVLKTFNDYEEFAVELLEVNIDKNSKMIGKAIEDMNIPGDVLIIMIRRGEKIITPNGSTVIKANDTIVFSAEDKNKLLKIDEKLKLA
- a CDS encoding tetratricopeptide repeat protein: MKCINFNEFKWSKENLQREKYEHDAEKFFSNGYYSSDIKEKIKFYTISIKLKPSFIDAYFNRAELYKELEEYNKSIEDYSKILELDPKDKDCYNNRAIVYYLIKDYDKALQDLDKLVFIDKHYKNIYFNRGMVFLEIEDYKRAAIEFTKTIHEDSRDSEAYENRAFAYYNLKKYSPSIKDYTNALKLKPENKNIYLNRGTMYYKMKSYENAISDYMKALNCKEKDPSFYHKVYTTCNDNLNKKIIPFVNFK
- the arsS gene encoding arsenosugar biosynthesis radical SAM (seleno)protein ArsS (Some members of this family are selenoproteins.) produces the protein MNNKSYLEKLNCIPSFESKVTNKDFCKTNKSLTTMQINIGKLCNLACKHCHVEAGPSRTEIMNLETMKDCLQVFKKNNFSILDITGGAPEMNPNFEWLVKEAIKIGAKVIVRSNLVILGEEKYKHLLEFYAENKVEVVCSLPYYSAKDADRQRGEGVFDESINILKKLNKLGYGKDESLVLNLVYNPGGAFLPPPQKSLELEYKQKLKNEYGITFNNLFTITNNPVGRFGAFLKRSNNLEGYMQRLSNSFNSSTVENMMCRNQLSIAWDGKLYDCDFNQTLGWTVNGKNHISMLKGNPIEKRQISLGNHCYACTAGSGSSCGGSTT
- a CDS encoding arsenosugar biosynthesis-associated peroxidase-like protein, with the translated sequence MNTYYDPQDLGKFGTIGEDAPELWGKFLEYYGEVFKEGNLTAREKAIIALAVAHALQCPYCIDSYTQTCLEQGVNKEQMMEAIHVAAAIRGGATLVHGVQMKNVANKLEL
- a CDS encoding C-GCAxxG-C-C family protein, encoding MNEQQVLKAFSEGFDCSQVVLSSVAKDLGIDEITAKKVSACFGGGMFCGSTCGAVTGALMAIGLKYGHSMADTPDVKEQNIAKLIEFREKFLEKYDSVICKNLLGYDLTNSEDMKKIQEEQLLTTFCPKLVSDVISILKGVL
- a CDS encoding GerAB/ArcD/ProY family transporter → MNINRDNELTEMQFTLILIGSMMGVGILSLPNDVIKISKQDGWISVLLGSVYPLYIVFIANYLGKNYPKENMLMLSKKFFGKILGTILNLIFILHFIIISTKVASDVSNVLHIYVVQFLNKWSMLIVMYCIIAYAIYGGTKTIGKLNEIIFFSTIIIFFIPLVAIKDANIINLKPYLGSGVLNIIKGVKETVFSYTQIEMILLIYPFLKDSNKIKKCGLKSIIFITLVYFLFTITDILYLGIGASLQFIWPIVTITEAIMIPVINSFRYIFMSLWSLTMFKTICNGYFIAVHELSQLTKKIDERVILLLTIPLMIIISFSYGNITNSKKILGKIMPIYIIYNIIFSTLIALFAWREKSKKDKKLLQPNS
- a CDS encoding Ger(x)C family spore germination protein; this translates as MKNKMKIIIRVSFVLIIIVNLIGKRGTVVEELNLPNSIGYDILEKKGDQVLYSVPLRTYFSESKIPNESQLVTSKAINLGETRNKRQLQASKEFILGLEKSLIISEKAARFGISNIIDILLNNPLVNDNAKMVVCAGTAKDIMEYEVKKYSGTEEYVGTLVEHLNKFNFFSEKYSLMDFIIKSSSEGKNPVIPYLDIVEDELKITGVAIFNKTKMVKKFDIEDVKVLNLLRENKGKGILTIQKNSKEYINYYPQAKKKVKCYKEGNKYKFIINITLKGPIISNQLYKNLNTDPKVLKKFEKDMEESVEKKCTHFISKMKDSCKVDVLELGNIAAAKYGRETGVDWNKEVLNSEIKVNVKVKVDSQGRGDY
- a CDS encoding GerAB/ArcD/ProY family transporter, with translation MNNKEDALTESQLTFMVIGSLIGITLLSLPLDPIKIAKQDAWIAAFLGMIYPTYVVFIAIYIRKKHPKKNILDLSKKIYGKILGNILNLIFISFFFLIATDVAAGINNVLRNYMVSFLNSWNILSLLFLGAAYTVYGGTKTVGKLNEVLFYITFIVFLIPVFSIKRADILNLQPVLGGGVKNIIKATQKTIIAYSGTEMLLILYPLVHENAKLEKIGLKSISFITILYTLYTLLTILYLGIGAADKFLWPVITISRGITIPVINSFSYIFLSLWTMTMFKCISVHYYLFAHGLNKIFNKLSRKSWAILLYPIMIIGSSLYGIPVMRRNFLDKIFPPYVIFNIIFISITALLVALGKGDENEK
- a CDS encoding spore germination protein, which codes for MKNKNLDSLQDKIDSIKTLVGEKNDLIIKEFIICKTSNMEAALIYINGLVNNQTIDRDILKPLMFNIEDDLSIVNNLEEYLCKKYISLSNTSLEENINNVVFHLKRGKTILIVPEKSKFIVLDTTGGSYRNISDPINETSVRSSRESFIEKLETNISLLRRRIRDNNLVEEKLVIGRRSQTDVVLMYIDNIADKNIVADIKSRLSLIDVDGFVGTGMLEQFIEYNPYSIFPQGYFTERPDVVEAHLLEGRIAIIADGTPFVVTVPAVFFEFFEAIEDYAQRTVISSFNRILRYIATFIVITLPAVYITLIKFNPELIPFKFIGAIIESRKGIALTPFMSILSMNIIIDFLREGGLRLPFKIGQTLSVVGGIIIGDAALKAKIVSSTTLLVVGISTVATFLIPNYEMSISIRLITYPMLFLGNFLGMFGITIGWFFLIAYLCTLESYGVPYFKIYKSDLKDIFVRSPVYKMNKRPKIIPNSNPTRQSNFRDLFRRKNNDEQ
- a CDS encoding GerAB/ArcD/ProY family transporter codes for the protein MVNNEENFLTEHQLTLILIGCMIGVGILSLPNYVVKIAKQDSWISVLLGALYPLYITFITIYIRKKHPKEDILDLSKKIYGNILGNILNLIFLLFFFIIATDLAAEINNILKIYMVPFLSYWNLASLLFLFVAYASYGGIKVIGKISELLFYATFIVFLIPLFSLKNANITNLQPVLGTGIKDIIKGVKETAISYSGFEILLIFYPFINQDVKIKKPALKSITFTTILYTLYTLSTILYLGINASQKFLWPVINITQSIIVPVINSFKYIFLSLWTMTMFKCISIYYYIFTYGLDKVFKKISRKNWIIIFYPIMIIESSLYDGPTVRQSLIEKIFNYYIPYNILFIGITALLVVLGKCDKN